A window of Steroidobacteraceae bacterium genomic DNA:
ATTGTCGGCCGCTACAGCCGCTAGCGCGATCAAGCGCCCATGAACGCAACCGTGCGCATCAAGGACCAGTGGCGCGAACAGCGCATTTTCGAGCAGCGCACGGTCATCGCAATCGTCATCATCCTGGCGCTGACGCTTGCATTGATCGCGCGACTGGCATGGCTGCAGATCTGGAAGCACGAGTATTACACCGACCTGTCGCAGGGAAATCGCGTGCGCATCGAGCCCTTGCCGGCAAGTCGCGGCCTGATACTCGACCGCAAGGGCCGCATACTCGCGCAGAACGTGCCGGCCTACCAACTGGAACTGATCAGCGAGCAGGTTCCGGATCTCGACGATGCGCTGCAGCGACTCGCGCAGCTGCGGCTCATCGAGGCCGGGGAAATCGCCGACATGCGCCGCCGAATTCGTGCGCGTCGCAAGTTCGAAAGCGTGCCGTTGAAGCTGCGCATGAGCGAGGAAGAAGTTGCCCGCTTCGCGGTGCACCGCATGGATTTTCCAGGCGTCGACATCAAGGTGCGCCTCGCGCGCAGCTATCCGTTTGGCGCCTCGGCCGTGCATGCCCTCGGCTATGTCGCGGCCATCAGCGAGGCAGATCTCGAACGCATCGATCGCAGCACCTACTTTGGCACGTCGCTGATCGGCAAGCTCGGCGTCGAAGCCGCATACGAAACGCAACTGCACGGCCGCAATGGCACAAAGGAAGTACTGGTCAACGCCCAGGGACGAAGCGTCGATCGCCAGGGCGGCGTCATCCCGGAATTGAAAGTCGTGCCGCCGATCGCCGGTCGCGACGTCATTCTGGCGATGGACTATGACGTGCAGCGCGCCGCCGAAGCGGCCATCGAGGGCCGACGCGCGGCGATCGTCGCGATCGATCCGGCAACTGGCGACGTCATCGCGCTCGCGAGCCAGCCAGGCTTCGATCCCAATGCGTTTGGCCGCGGCCTCACCCAGGCCGAGTTCGATGCGTTGCAGAACGACATCGACAGGCCCTTGTTCAATCGCGCCCTGAAGGGCGTTTATCCACCGGGGTCGACCATCAAGCCGATCGTGGCCATGGCCGGACTCAACTATGGCGTCATCGCGCCGTCGGACAGCCGCTTCTGCCGTGGCTTTTTCACGTTGCCCGGATCCCGGCACCGGTTTCGCGACTGGAAACCACAAGGACATGGCCGCGTCGACATGGTCCATGCCATTGCACAGTCCTGCGACGTGTATTTCTACGGTCTCGCCGAAGTGATCGGTGCCGAGCGCCTGGCCGGATTTCTTGGTCATTTCGGACTGGGCGCGGTCACCGGACTCGATGTTGGCGGTGAAAAGAGCGGCCTGTTGCCATCACCCGCGTGGAAACAGACGGCATTTGCCAACCCGGTTGACAAGACCTGGTTTCCGGGCGAGACCGTGATCTTCG
This region includes:
- the mrdA gene encoding penicillin-binding protein 2, coding for MNATVRIKDQWREQRIFEQRTVIAIVIILALTLALIARLAWLQIWKHEYYTDLSQGNRVRIEPLPASRGLILDRKGRILAQNVPAYQLELISEQVPDLDDALQRLAQLRLIEAGEIADMRRRIRARRKFESVPLKLRMSEEEVARFAVHRMDFPGVDIKVRLARSYPFGASAVHALGYVAAISEADLERIDRSTYFGTSLIGKLGVEAAYETQLHGRNGTKEVLVNAQGRSVDRQGGVIPELKVVPPIAGRDVILAMDYDVQRAAEAAIEGRRAAIVAIDPATGDVIALASQPGFDPNAFGRGLTQAEFDALQNDIDRPLFNRALKGVYPPGSTIKPIVAMAGLNYGVIAPSDSRFCRGFFTLPGSRHRFRDWKPQGHGRVDMVHAIAQSCDVYFYGLAEVIGAERLAGFLGHFGLGAVTGLDVGGEKSGLLPSPAWKQTAFANPVDKTWFPGETVIFGIGQGYLLATPMQMAHAASIIAARGKRYQPRLVTGLRDPASGDIERIAPRLVETLPIKDQAEWQIAIDGMQAVTTIGTARASARGAKFTIAGKTGTAQVFTVGQTEKYDASKIDERLRDHAWFIAFAPVEAPRIAVAVLVENGSSGSGTAAPIARKVLDAYLLPGVQDDSPFIDNQAGGE